CTTCCCGTACGACGTCTCCAGCATCGGCCACGAGGGCGCGCTGAAGGTCTTCACCACCCGTGCCGACACCCTGATGGGCGCGACCTATGTCGCGGTGGCCGCCGAGCATCCGCTCGCCACCCAGGCTGCGACCAGCAACCCGGCGCTCGCCGAGTTCATCGAGGAGTGCAAGCGCGGCGGCGTCGCCGAGGCCGACATCGCCACGATGGAAAAGAAGGGCATGCCCACCGGTCTCAAGGTGCGCCACCCGCTCACCGACGAGCCGCTCGAGGTCTGGGTCGCCAACTACGTGCTGATGGGCTATGGCGAGGGCGCGGTGATGGCGGTGCCGGCGCACGACGAGCGCGACTTCGCCTTCGCCACCAAGTACGAGCTGCCGATCCGCATGGTCGTCGGTTCGGACGCCTACGCCGACACCGTCGCCCCCTGGCAGGACGCCTACGCCGAGTATGGCCGCCTGGTGAATTCGGGCAAGTACGACGGGCTCGACTTCCAGGGCGCGGTCGACGCGATCGCCGCCGACCTCGCCGCGAAAGGCCTGGGCGCCAAGCGCGTGCAGTACCGCCTGCGCGACTGGGGCATCTCGCGCCAACGATACTGGGGCTGCCCGATCCCGATGATCCACTGCGCCGACTGCGGCGACGTGCCGGTGCCGGACGAGCAGTTGCCGGTGGTGCTGCCCGAGAACGTCGAGATCACCGGTCGCGGCTCGCCGCTCGCCAAGATGGCTTCGTTCTACGACTGCGCCTGTCCCAAGTGCGGCAAGCCGGCCAGGCGCGAAACCGACACCATGGACACCTTCGTGGAGTCGTCCTGGTACTTCCTGCGCTACGCCTGCGCCGACAGCACGACCGCGATGGTGGACGAGCGCGTCAATTACTGGGCGCCGGTCGACCAGTACATCGGCGGCATCGAGCACGCCATCCTGCACCTGCTGTACTCGCGCTTCTTCACCCGCGCGATGCGCGACTGCGGCCTGGTCAATGTCTCCGAGCCCTTCAGCGCGCTGCTCACGCAGGGCATGGTGGTGGCCGAGACCTACTACCGCGAGCTCGACGGCGGGAAGAAGCAGTGGATCAACCCGGCCGACGTGGTGGTCGAGCGTGACGAGAAGGGCCGCATCGTCGCCGCGAAGCTCGAAGCGGACGGCCTGCCGGTGGTCATCGGCGGCACCGAGAAGATGTCGAAGTCGAAGAACAACGGCGTCGACCCGCAGTCACTGGTGGACCAGTACGGCGCCGACACCGCGCGCCTTTTCATGATGTTCGCTGCCCCGCCCGACCAGCAGCTCGAGTGGTCCGACGCCGGCGTAGAAGGCGCCTCGCGCTTCCTGCGCCGGGTGTGGAACTACGGCCACGCCTTCGCCACCGCGACCCGCGCCGCCCTGCCCGCCGAGCGCAAGCTCGCCGCCAACGCGCTGCCCGCGGCAGCGGCCGACGTGCGCCGCGAGGTGCACACCCACCTCAAGCAGGCGAGCTACGACTTCGGCAAGCACCAGTTCAACACCGTGGTGTCGGCGGCGATGAAGATCCTCAACGCGCTGGAGAAGGCGCACAAGGATCTGGCCGCCGCCGAGCCGGCCGCGCACGCCGAGGTCGCCGAGGAAGGCTTCTCGATCCTGCTGCGCCTGCTGTCGCCGACCACCCCGCACATCTGCCACGCGCTGTGGCAGGACTGCGGTTTCGGCACCGACATCCTCGCCGCCAACTGGCCGGAAGTGTGCGAAGACGCCTTGAAGCAGGACGAGATCGAGCTGATGGTCCAGGTCAACGGCAAGCTGCGCGGCAGCATCAAGGTCGCCGCCGACGCCGCCAGGGCCGACATCGAGGCGCTGGCGCTGGCCTCGGAAGCGGCGCAGAAGTTCATGGAAGGCCGACCGGCGAAGAAGGTCGTCGTCGTGCCCGGCCGCCTGGTCAACATCGTCGCCTGAGGAGGCCGCGCATGTCCGTCCGCAACCCGATCGCCGCCCGATCCGCCGACGCCCCCGCCCGGCCGCAGGCGGACGAGGCCGAGGTCGACTTCGGCATCGCCCCCGGACGTCGCCGCCTGCTGCTCGCGGGCTGCGGCGCGGCCGCCCTGCTGGCCTCGGGCTGCGGCTTCCGCCTGCGCGGACCGCAGGCGCTCGACTTCGCCACGGTGCACATCAACACCCCGCCCGAGACCGAGCTCGGCGCCCAGCTGCGCCGCCTGATCGCCACCAGCGGCACGACCACCGTGACCGAGGACGCCGAGCAGGCCGAGGCACGCCTGCAGATCCTCTCCAACAACCGCGGCCGCGAGATCCTGAGCCTGACCGGCGCGGGCAAGGTGCGCGAATACCAGCTCACCCAGACACTGCGTTTCCAGCTCCTGGACAAGGCCGGCAAGCCGCTGATCCCGCCCACCAGCCTTTCGGCGCGGCGCGAATACACCTTCGACGACAGCCAGGTGCTCGGCAAGGAGCAGGAAGAGGCCCTGCTCTACCGCGACATGCAGAACGACCTGGTGCAGCAGATGATGCGGCGCCTGGCGACCGCCAGGCGCGCAGACTGAGCAGAGGTGAGGAGCGTGTCGCGACGAGGGGCGAGCGTGCGCCGTCGCCTGCACTCCCGGCCCGTAGCCCCGCATCCATGAACCTGCGTCCCGACCAGCTCGCTGCCCAGCTCGAGCGTCCGCTCGCCCCGCTGTGGCTGCTGCACGGCAACGAGCCGCTGCTGGTGCTGGAAGCCGCCGACGCCATCCGCGCCGCCGCCCGCCGCCAGGGCTACGAGGAACGCGAGACCCTGGTCGTCGGCCAGGGCTTCAAGTGGGACGCGCTGACGCTGGCCGCCGGCAACATGTCGCTGTTCGGCGGCGCCAAGCTGATCGACCTGCGCATCCCCACCGGCAAGCCCGGGCGCGACGGCGGCGACGCCCTGCAGCGCTACGTCGCCGCCCCGCCCGCGCAGACCCTGACCCTGATCACCCTGCCCGAAGTCGACTGGCAGACGCGCAAGACCGGCTGGTTCAAGGCCGTGGCCGAGGCCGCCGTGACGCTGGAACTGAACGCCCCCGAACGCGAGCGCCTGCCCGATTGGGTCGGCCGCCGCCTGGCCGCGCAGAAGCAGTCCGCCGCGCCCGAGGCGCTCGCCTTCATCGCCGACCATGTCGAGGGCAACCTGCTCGCC
This genomic stretch from Thauera sp. GDN1 harbors:
- the leuS gene encoding leucine--tRNA ligase is translated as MQEKYQPAAVETAAQQHWDSTDAFRVTEDASRPKYYCLSMFPYPSGKLHMGHVRNYTIGDVLARFHRMKGFNVLQPMGWDAFGMPAENAAIQNNVPPAKWTYANIDYMKAQLKRLGFAIDWSRELATCTPEYYRWEQWLFTRLFEKGLIYKRLGTVNWDPVDETVLANEQVIDGRGWRSGALVEKREIPMYYMKITAYADELLSALDDLPDWPEQVKLMQKNWIGRSEGVEISFPYDVSSIGHEGALKVFTTRADTLMGATYVAVAAEHPLATQAATSNPALAEFIEECKRGGVAEADIATMEKKGMPTGLKVRHPLTDEPLEVWVANYVLMGYGEGAVMAVPAHDERDFAFATKYELPIRMVVGSDAYADTVAPWQDAYAEYGRLVNSGKYDGLDFQGAVDAIAADLAAKGLGAKRVQYRLRDWGISRQRYWGCPIPMIHCADCGDVPVPDEQLPVVLPENVEITGRGSPLAKMASFYDCACPKCGKPARRETDTMDTFVESSWYFLRYACADSTTAMVDERVNYWAPVDQYIGGIEHAILHLLYSRFFTRAMRDCGLVNVSEPFSALLTQGMVVAETYYRELDGGKKQWINPADVVVERDEKGRIVAAKLEADGLPVVIGGTEKMSKSKNNGVDPQSLVDQYGADTARLFMMFAAPPDQQLEWSDAGVEGASRFLRRVWNYGHAFATATRAALPAERKLAANALPAAAADVRREVHTHLKQASYDFGKHQFNTVVSAAMKILNALEKAHKDLAAAEPAAHAEVAEEGFSILLRLLSPTTPHICHALWQDCGFGTDILAANWPEVCEDALKQDEIELMVQVNGKLRGSIKVAADAARADIEALALASEAAQKFMEGRPAKKVVVVPGRLVNIVA
- the lptE gene encoding LPS assembly lipoprotein LptE; the protein is MSVRNPIAARSADAPARPQADEAEVDFGIAPGRRRLLLAGCGAAALLASGCGFRLRGPQALDFATVHINTPPETELGAQLRRLIATSGTTTVTEDAEQAEARLQILSNNRGREILSLTGAGKVREYQLTQTLRFQLLDKAGKPLIPPTSLSARREYTFDDSQVLGKEQEEALLYRDMQNDLVQQMMRRLATARRAD
- the holA gene encoding DNA polymerase III subunit delta translates to MNLRPDQLAAQLERPLAPLWLLHGNEPLLVLEAADAIRAAARRQGYEERETLVVGQGFKWDALTLAAGNMSLFGGAKLIDLRIPTGKPGRDGGDALQRYVAAPPAQTLTLITLPEVDWQTRKTGWFKAVAEAAVTLELNAPERERLPDWVGRRLAAQKQSAAPEALAFIADHVEGNLLAAHQEILKLGLLHGEGALTLEQVQDAVLNVARYDIDKLRQAVIEGDPARCARLLDGLRGEGAAPPLVLWALANETRSLANLCAGRDAGQPLPALFKAERIFEPRRQQAIGRALGRLSQGSLRAALMHAARIDRMIKGLATGDVWDEFLQLALRLARRG